The genomic region GCCCAAACCTCGATTACATCACCATTCTTCACATTCCTATACGCCTTAACAACCTCAGTGATAGGTCCTGGGCAGGCGATGCCCCTTGCGTCCACTAAGATCTTATTGCCCTGACTCATGACCATCACCTCATATGAAGAGTACCTGCCCTCCTTTAGCCATTTCCAGGAAGGTTGTTACACCAACTATATCATCTACAAGCGATGGGTCGAAGTCCTCCTTCTTAAGGCCTGCCGCTGAAGCCATCATTGAGCATACATAGACCTTAGCACCCATCTTCTTAGCCTCTTTGAGCATATCAAGCCACGTTGGCGCCTTTATCCTAGCCATGCCCTCCTGAAGCCTAGGCACAAACGACTCAAACTCCTTAGGCCAGACAGGTGGTATTGGGTTCTTCAGTAACTTGAACATTGCCCATCCAGTGAAGAAGATATTCACCTCATAACCAAGCGCCGCAGCCGCCTGTGAAATCACACCCACTGGTATTAACCTGTCATCAGTCCCTGAGAACACGATCATACTTATCTTATCCTTACCCGAACTCATACAAGGATACGTGTATTCAAATGAATAAAAGCAATATAATTAAGTGCATAAAATACACCTGAAAAATAATCTTATAAAACCAAACAAAAGACTAGAAAAGAATACAAATAAAAACAAAATAATGCATAAAGTGGCATGAAGTCATAAATAAACACGTGATATTAACAAGCAATTCCCTCATTAACCTCGTCCTAATTGAATAATTCTATCATACCTAAGGATCTTTCATATAAGAAAACAATTAACCTTGACATTTTTATTTAATGGAGATCAAAAATACATTGTTTATCATTCATATGATAGACCTGCATTGGCTAGTATTTCTGGGTGCTTCTTCCAGTAATATATTGCTAATATAATGCCCATCACTAGCCATGCAAAACTGAATAGCACAGCCACGTTGTATGGGTATGGCGGTAACGGGTACACACTATAGAAGAAGACTATGGCCCCCAGAATTGAGGCAACCGTAGGCACCAAACCATGCCTAAGCCACTCCCTCCTGAGTATCCCCTGTTTATATGAGTAAACAGTCAATGCAGAATTCGCGACTATGTGCACGGCTATTATCCCAAGCCCTGCAAAGGTTAATAACCAAACACCGGCGTTTGTTGGACCCATGATTAAGCCAGTAATGATATTGATTACTAAGATAATTGTTGCAAACCAGAGCAGGGCCTTGTATGGCGTCTTATGCCCAGGATGGACCTGGTCCATACCCAGCTTCTTGAACCAAAGCCCATCCCTAGCGGAGCTAAACCAGATCCTACTTACGGCATTGTACTTAGCCGTCATGTATGAGAAGTAACTATTTATCGTAAATGCGACCAGCAAAGCCCAACCCGCCAAGCCAAGGTACTTATAATAAACTATGAGGCCTGGGTCTGGCGATGATGCGTACGTACTCATTTGATTAACGCCCCAACCAACCGTCAGCGCGTAGGCAGGTACAATGAGAGCTAACCCAGACAGGATCCATGCAGTTATAATTGCCCACCTAATGACCCTCCTTGGGTCCTTAACCTCCTCGGAAACAGTCGTCGCGGTGCCAAGTCCCGTGAAATCTAAGATTGAATATATTGTACCAAAAAATATGGGTGCCCAGTTCCATTTAACTGGGGCCGGCGTCCAGACCGTCCAGGTATTTCTCGGGCCAAGTATTGCGATTATTATTAACGCACTTATGAATAGGAACATGGCCTCTGCAAACCCGGTGTACATAACGTACTCAAGAGACGGCCTTATACCTAGGTATGATAGTATGAAGCCAAAGGCCCATATTATTATGGCAAAGGCTATCCATAGGTACGGTATTTCTGAAATTGTGGGACTAATTAAGTATAGAAAACCAGCCAGACCAAGTATTCCAAAGGCAGGTCCAGTAATGTTCTCAAGCATCCAGTACCAAAGGGCCATAACACCGAGCGCACCATGAGCCCTAGCTGAGTATGCATAATAGCTACCGGCATTAACTATGTACTTGGAGAATTCATAGGGAATAATAATCCATAATCCATATATTATCCAGGCAAGTAATACCGCCAGTGGTGTGGCACCTAGCGCAAATTGAGCCGTGCCTAGTAACAGTATTGCTACGTCACCTGCTGGCGCTACGAATGAGAAAGATTGAAATACAGCATGCCAAAACGCTACGGCGCCCCTCTTTAATTGGGTTCTTCTAATTTCGCCGGTTGATGACATTATAAATTTTATATATTAATTATTTTTAAATTTAATCTTCAGTTTATCTTCTTTAAATTAATTTTAAAGCAAAGTTTAAATATTGAATTAGGAAAAAAGATTTATGGCGATTGAGGAGGAGTTAGAGGGTTTGAGTTTTCCTGAGGCGCCTAAAATAGTTGTCAAGCCTCCTGGGCCTAAGTCGTTGGAGTTGTTGAATGCTCAGCGTGAGCTTGAGACCAAGTCTTTGATTTACCCAAAGGCCTTTAGGTTCGCCATTGACGCCGCGAAGGGGGCCACTATTAGGGATGTTGATGGTAATTACTACATTGATTGGGTGGCTGGTATTGCCGTGCTCAATGTTGGTCATAACAACCCGTATGTGAAGCAGGCGGTTATGGAGCAGCTTGATCGTTATTGGCATTGGATGAGCGAGATACCCAGTGAGGCTAGGATTAGGTTCCTTAGGAATCTGCACTCGATACTCCCTGGAGACCTTAAGGGTAAGGCTAAGGTAATGACCACGGTGACCGGGGCTGATGCGTGTGAAGCCGCAGTTGCCCTTGCCAGGTGGGTCACTAAGAAGCCCATTATTATGGCATTTGAGGGCGCCTACCATGGTGTTCACCAGGGAATTGTAATGGCCACAGCTAAGACAGAGCTTCAGCAATATGCTGGTGTCCCGCTTGTTAATGTTGTTAGGGTCCCATACCCATACCCGTATAGGTGTCCGTTACCGGCTAAGGATGCTGAGGACTGCGGTAATGCCGTACTTAACTACATTGACCACCTCCTCAGCGACCCATACACTGGCATTGGTGAGGTTGGCGCGATAATTGTTGAGCCAATACAGGGCGAGGGCGGTTATATAGTACCACCGAGGAACTTCCTGAGAGGCCTTAGGGAGATCGCCGATAAACATGGGATATTGCTCATAGTTGATGAGGTCCAGACCGGCGTTGGTAGAACGGGTAAGTGGTGGGCAGTAGAACACTTTGGGGTCACACCGGACATAATGTGTATCTCCAAGGCTATTGGCGGCGGTATACCAACGTCCGTAGTAGCCTACAGGGCTGAGTATGATGAGAAATTGCCTGATGAGGCATTTCACTTCGGTACGTATAGGGCTAACCCACTGGCTTTGGCGGCGGGTGCCGCGGTGATTGAGTATATACAGTCGAGGAACTTACTCGATAGGACTTTACAACTCGGTGATTATGCCAGGAGGGCCTTTGAGGATGTTGCCGAGAGGTACTCAATAATTGGTGATGTTAGGGGCCTCGGCTTCATGATAGGTATTGAACTCGTTAGGAGTAAGGATACTAAGGAGCCAGGGGCTAATTTGGCGTCTGAGGTTAGGAGGAGGATGTTTGAGAGGGGCGTCTTAATGCATACATGCGGTCATTTCGGCAATGTGATGAGGTTCATGGCACCGTTGGTACTAACGAGGAGGCACTTAGACGAGGGTATTAGGATATTTGAGGAGGTAGTTAGGGAGTTATCCCGTGAAGTCAGATGAGGGTTATTAAATTCTCAATTAACATGGCCGTGGGACTCGGTTCATTAAATGAGGCGGTTCAAATACTTAATGAGTTGGACTTCCCAAGGAATTCCGTACTAGTTACGGGACCAAACACACTTAAAATAGCCGGTAATTACGTAGCTGATAAACTAATCAGTGCTGGTTACAACATTGACGTTAGGGTTGTTGAGGGTGGAGCTACGATTGAGAACGCAAATGCACTATTGGAGTATGTAAAGGGTGCCAAGGTTGGCGGTATTATTGGTGTTGGCGGTGGTTCAATAATTGACCTGGTGAAGTACGTTGGC from Vulcanisaeta distributa DSM 14429 harbors:
- a CDS encoding aspartate aminotransferase family protein, translated to MAIEEELEGLSFPEAPKIVVKPPGPKSLELLNAQRELETKSLIYPKAFRFAIDAAKGATIRDVDGNYYIDWVAGIAVLNVGHNNPYVKQAVMEQLDRYWHWMSEIPSEARIRFLRNLHSILPGDLKGKAKVMTTVTGADACEAAVALARWVTKKPIIMAFEGAYHGVHQGIVMATAKTELQQYAGVPLVNVVRVPYPYPYRCPLPAKDAEDCGNAVLNYIDHLLSDPYTGIGEVGAIIVEPIQGEGGYIVPPRNFLRGLREIADKHGILLIVDEVQTGVGRTGKWWAVEHFGVTPDIMCISKAIGGGIPTSVVAYRAEYDEKLPDEAFHFGTYRANPLALAAGAAVIEYIQSRNLLDRTLQLGDYARRAFEDVAERYSIIGDVRGLGFMIGIELVRSKDTKEPGANLASEVRRRMFERGVLMHTCGHFGNVMRFMAPLVLTRRHLDEGIRIFEEVVRELSREVR
- a CDS encoding sulfurtransferase TusA family protein, translated to MVMSQGNKILVDARGIACPGPITEVVKAYRNVKNGDVIEVWATDPGFEPDIKAWIQRTGNQLLELRKESDKIVAVIKVTAKK
- a CDS encoding APC family permease, with product MSSTGEIRRTQLKRGAVAFWHAVFQSFSFVAPAGDVAILLLGTAQFALGATPLAVLLAWIIYGLWIIIPYEFSKYIVNAGSYYAYSARAHGALGVMALWYWMLENITGPAFGILGLAGFLYLISPTISEIPYLWIAFAIIIWAFGFILSYLGIRPSLEYVMYTGFAEAMFLFISALIIIAILGPRNTWTVWTPAPVKWNWAPIFFGTIYSILDFTGLGTATTVSEEVKDPRRVIRWAIITAWILSGLALIVPAYALTVGWGVNQMSTYASSPDPGLIVYYKYLGLAGWALLVAFTINSYFSYMTAKYNAVSRIWFSSARDGLWFKKLGMDQVHPGHKTPYKALLWFATIILVINIITGLIMGPTNAGVWLLTFAGLGIIAVHIVANSALTVYSYKQGILRREWLRHGLVPTVASILGAIVFFYSVYPLPPYPYNVAVLFSFAWLVMGIILAIYYWKKHPEILANAGLSYE
- a CDS encoding DsrE/DsrF/DrsH-like family protein; its protein translation is MSSGKDKISMIVFSGTDDRLIPVGVISQAAAALGYEVNIFFTGWAMFKLLKNPIPPVWPKEFESFVPRLQEGMARIKAPTWLDMLKEAKKMGAKVYVCSMMASAAGLKKEDFDPSLVDDIVGVTTFLEMAKGGQVLFI